The Triticum dicoccoides isolate Atlit2015 ecotype Zavitan chromosome 6A, WEW_v2.0, whole genome shotgun sequence genome has a window encoding:
- the LOC119314806 gene encoding cyclin-P4-1-like produces the protein METGRRASSSKRAESGAPPKVVAVLAGLLERAAKRGDAAECGSGSAAFRGPTEKKPEIGVRRYAERIYRYAGCSPACFVVAYAYLDRLAAPPQDDDAGEAVAVDSYSVHRLLITSVMVAAKFMDDIHYNNAYFARVGGVELREMNGLELEFLFALRFRLNVTPDDFTSYCAALEGEMMTTTTPPAVMASVSVSPEEEEEDTAAVTAGGTITAFAAAARVSVAEITQ, from the exons ATGGAGACGGGGCGGCGGGCGAGCAGCAGCAAGCGCGCGGAGTCCGGCGCACCGCCCAAGGTGGTGGCCGTCCTCGCCGGCCTGCTCGAGCGCGCCGCCAAGCGCGGCGACGCTGCGGAGTGCGGCTCCGGCTCGGCGGCGTTCCGGGGCCCGACGGAGAAGAAGCCGGAGATCGGCGTGCGGCGGTACGCGGAGCGCATATACCGGTACGCCGGGTGCAGCCCCGCGTGCTTCGTCGTCGCCTACGCCTACCTCGACCGCCTCGCCGCGCCACCGCAGGATGATGATGCcggcgaggcggtggccgtggactCGTACAGCGTGCACCGCCTGCTCATCACCAGCGTCATGGTCGCCGCCAAGTTCATGGACGACAT ACACTACAACAACGCCTACTTCGCGCGGGTGGGcggcgtggagctgcgggagatGAACGGCCTCGAGCTGGAGTTCCTCTTCGCGCTGCGATTCCGCCTCAACGTCACGCCCGACGACTTCACATCCTACTGCGCCGCGCTCGAGGGCGAGATGAtgaccaccaccacgccgccggcgGTCATGGCCTCGGTCTCggtctcgccggaggaggaggaagaggacaccgCGGCCGTCACGGCAGGAGGCACCATCACAGCCTTCGCGGCGGCTGCTCGGGTATCGGTGGCCGAGATCACCCAATGA